The following proteins are encoded in a genomic region of Alnus glutinosa chromosome 8, dhAlnGlut1.1, whole genome shotgun sequence:
- the LOC133876421 gene encoding uncharacterized protein LOC133876421 — translation MTTAARPTWAPAKGGNEQGGTRIFGPSQKFSSRDLAAHTNLKPRKEGQDTQDELQKRNLREELEDRERRHFSSKDKSYIDDRDRRRGSHLLLEGTKRDAEDRIVPRNVDADDSDVEVKSDDESDESDDDEDDEAALILELEQIRKERAEEKLRMERQQREEELKVKEAELLRGNPLINNPTSFNVKRRWDDDVVFKNQARGETKTPKRFINDTIRNDFHRKFLHKYMK, via the exons ATGACAACTGCTGCTCGACCCACATGGGCACCTGCGAAAGGCGGTAACGAGCAAGGCGGTACTCGGATTTTTGGTCCATCCCAGAAATTTTCATCGAGAGACCTTGCGGCTCATACAAATTTAAAACCAAG AAAGGAAGGGCAAGACACCCAGGATGAGTTGCAGAAGAGGAACCTCCGTGAGGAGCTCGAAGATCGTGAGCGGAGGCATTTCTCATCAAAGGATAAGTCCTATATTg ATGACAGAGATCGCAGGAGGGGAAGCCATCTCCTATTGGAAG GGACAAAGAGGGACGCTGAAGATCGTATTGTTCCACGTAATGTAGATGCCGATGATTCTGATGTggaagtaaaaagtgatgatgagAG TGATGAAAGCGACGATGATGAGGATGACGAAGCAGCTCTGATACTTGAGCTTGAGCAAATAAGGAAGGAAAGAGCAGAGGAGAAGCTACGGATG GAGCGACAACAGCGGGAGGAAGAGCTTAAAGTTAAGGAAGCAGAGCTTCTTCGGGGAAACCCACTGATAAATAATCCAACATCTTTTAACGTGAAAAGAAG GTGGGATGATGATGTGGTGTTTAAGAATCAGGCCCGTGGTGAAACCAAGACTCCGAAGCGCTTCATTAATGACACCATCAGGAATGACTTCCACCGGAAATTCCTGCATAAATACATGAAGTAG
- the LOC133876346 gene encoding extensin-like has product MDLGELWGLEAESFFGEKIIDATKPLLSGFYLPRSGHDPLWISFRYERLGDYCTLCGLIGHKRNQCNQPVARHTPEKYRIPLQTFSLVGLRPVSSASREDSDSGLSSVGTSPSYSDGRSSPAQGAELGLQLVPLPHAPLPSSRVDTTFGSPAMQFTSQTALPPFALFPSVAGSFLHANYVSSPQHMHILSQDVGTQVGVNPFSSSSSSDVSISSIAATSSLGSSRLSAAAKGKSQLILQPTTTSPVYLDPISSFSPLNISHPCPITVSPSHTCPAQFADFLACWPYPFPPRPTFNPSPSPSSPSFLSIIPPPSPANISPLPSRPLDSSSPITAIPISTVHGNIAAPDFRPSHFPFQLYPPYTPVTLSPINLSSPPPPQVPSSIPLPVSSSPAFHHSPTLSRFHPYTRPAADIRPPSFPLSPDAIRIRSPSPALQQQKRKWTEDTIPLAVLKKTKSHHLFPGLLSNLEQAAISLTSLQDGDASVGSFLSFDSQSDAIKVSLPPPSTLDPVPQPVHPVNTAPVRAAPDPALTSPKPLRRFTRAARGIDVFSQLQAAHSAADSSSYSAPAQGTDTKGVDQDGLPPHQ; this is encoded by the exons ATGGACCTGGGGGAGCTTTGGGGTTTAGAGGCAGAGAGTTTTTTCGGAGAGAAAATT ATAGATGCAACAAAACCTCTTCTCTCGGGGTTTTATCTTCCTCGTAGTGGACATGACCCTCTGTGGATCAGTTTTCGTTATGAGAGGCTTGGAGATTACTGCACGTTGTGTGGGCTTATTGGCCACAAGAGAAATCAATGTAATCAACCGGTTGCTCGGCATACCCCGGAAAAGTATAGGATTCCCTTACAGACCTTTTCTTTAGTGGGATTGAGGCCTGTTTCCTCTGCTTCACGTGAGGATTCTGATTCTGGTTTATCTTCAGTGGGCACTTCACCATCTTACTCGGATGGCCGGTCTAGTCCTGCTCAGGGAGCTGAGTTGGGCCTCCAGCTGGTGCCTCTCCCGCATgctcctcttccttcttcccgTGTAGACACAACTTTTGGATCCCCAGCCATGCAGTTCACGTCCCAGACGGCACTCCCTCCTTTTGCACTGTTTCCCTCTGTAGCTGGTTCTTTTCTTCACGCAAACTACGTGTCTTCTCCCCAGCACATGCATATCTTATCTCAGGATGTGGGTACTCAAGTGGGTGTCAATCCCTTTAGCTCCTCGAGCAGTTCAGATGTTTCTATCAGTTCTATAGCTGCCACGTCTTCATTGGGATCATCCCGGTTGTCGGCTGCTGCTAAAGGTAAATCCCAATTGATCCTTCAACCAACGACTACTTCCCCTGTTTACCTTGATCCTATCTCTTCCTTCTCCCCTTTGAATATATCTCATCCTTGTCCAATAACGGTTAGTCCTTCTCATACTTGTCCAGCCCAATTTGCTGACTTTTTGGCCTGTTGGCCATATCCATTCCCACCGAGGCCCACTTTCAACCCATCTCCTTCTCCATCGTCACCTTCCTTTCTATCTATCATACCACCTCCTTCTCCTGCCAATATCTCTCCCTTGCCGTCTAGGCCATTGGATTCTTCCTCCCCTATAACAGCTATTCCAATTTCTACTGTCCATGGGAATATTGCTGCTCCAGATTTCAGGCCTAGCCATTTCCCCTTTCAGCTTTATCCCCCTTATACACCGGTTACGCTTTCACCTATTAACCTGTcttcccctcctcctcctcaggTGCCTTCATCCATTCCCCTTCCTGTTTCATCAAGCCCAGCTTTTCACCACTCCCCTACCCTCTCACGGTTTCATCCTTACACAAGACCGGCTGCTGATATCAGACCACCTTCCTTTCCATTATCCCCGGATGCTATTCGGATCCGTTCCCCTTCCCCAGCTCTGCAGCAGCAAAAACGAAAATGGACAGAGGACACTATACCTCTGGCAGTTCTTAAGAAAACAAAGTCTCACCATTTGTTTCCTGGTCTTCTATCTAATCTGGAGCAAGCAGCCATTTCACTAACGTCTCTGCAGGATGGAGATGCTTCGGTGGgatcttttttgtcttttgactCTCAGTCTGATGCAATTAAGgtttctcttcctcctccaaGTACTCTGGACCCTGTACCCCAACCAGTGCATCCAGTCAATACTGCTCCAGTTAGGGCAGCGCCGGATCCTGCTTTGACCTCACCAAAGCCCCTGCGCAGGTTCACACGTGCTGCTAGAGGGATAGATGTTTTTTCCCAGCTCCAAGCTGCCCACTCGGCTGCTGACTCTTCTTCATATTCAGCTCCAGCACAGGGAACTGATACCAAGGGGGTGGACCAGGATGGTCTACCTCCCCATCAATGA